In Leptospira langatensis, a single window of DNA contains:
- a CDS encoding ABC transporter permease produces MVRTLDKKAIREFLAWKSQAITITLVIASGISVFIVSLSAYNSLLSSRNAFYSKYSFAQGFVSLNKAPQSEVLEISKIPGVSFAEGRIVKEVVVDFESESVPSGAKIVTLTEGLNRLAVLKGKLPSQNDETVVSEAFASANHLEPGSRISAVLEGKKKLLTVTGVALSPEFVYIFRPGSFLPDDKHYGILWMRKVSVEEIFDMSGAVNDIVFDFAPGSDKNFTLNEIDLRLSPYGGLGSYDRDKLPSHSFLRDEFKQLKTTAFFIPIIFLGVAAFLLHIVTSRTIAKQREQIATLKALGYDNKSITLHYLKIIWIVCIAGSFLGIIFGYYLGTKMVLLYGEYYKFPDLKFTFDPMLAVYSILIGMISGTLGSSLSIKKVASLQPAQAMRPPAPENFSKSSLEKYWKDLSVVYRIAIRNLTRRPGRSLLFIMGISSSVMIMVLGLFSRDMMDSILRIQFEEMQKENVSLIFQNAVSSQSVLELSKKDEILLIEGFRSVPVRLRNRNVSKELVLTGIPRDSGLRRLINEQGQEVVAPSEGILLNAVVAEKLGIKRGDTVQIEILEGQRLKTKIEIFGTINEILGQGAYMEKESVNRLLQEGDLINIAALWTDSSKEESLLKELKSYPKISGVSTRNRTLKIFYEMMSRSVLTTSLIIMIFSCIISVGVVYNTALISLSERAFELGSLRILGFTKEEVFRILVTELVIVILFSLPIGCLFGYFSGYGVLNTVETEGFKIPLFISVRTYLFAIGLVLITSAISFWILYIKVQSMDLISVLKIRE; encoded by the coding sequence CTGGTGAGAACACTAGATAAAAAAGCGATTCGGGAGTTTCTTGCCTGGAAATCGCAGGCGATCACGATCACTTTAGTGATCGCCTCAGGTATTTCTGTATTCATTGTTTCATTGAGCGCCTATAATTCCCTCCTTTCCTCTAGAAATGCCTTTTATTCCAAATACTCCTTTGCGCAAGGATTCGTTTCCTTGAATAAGGCCCCACAATCCGAAGTATTAGAGATTTCTAAAATTCCCGGCGTCTCTTTTGCGGAAGGTAGGATCGTAAAGGAAGTCGTGGTGGATTTCGAATCGGAATCTGTCCCCAGCGGTGCAAAGATCGTAACCTTGACAGAAGGATTAAATCGTCTCGCGGTATTGAAGGGAAAACTGCCCTCCCAAAACGACGAGACGGTTGTTAGCGAAGCATTTGCTTCCGCGAACCACTTGGAACCTGGATCTAGGATATCGGCAGTGTTAGAAGGTAAAAAGAAACTTCTGACCGTTACCGGAGTCGCATTGTCTCCCGAGTTCGTCTATATATTCCGTCCGGGAAGTTTTCTACCCGACGATAAACATTATGGGATCCTATGGATGAGAAAAGTCTCTGTCGAAGAGATTTTCGATATGTCCGGAGCCGTAAACGATATCGTATTCGATTTTGCTCCCGGATCGGACAAGAACTTCACCCTAAATGAAATCGATCTCAGACTTTCGCCTTATGGGGGGCTGGGTTCTTACGATAGGGATAAACTTCCCTCTCATTCTTTCCTGAGAGACGAGTTCAAGCAATTGAAAACGACGGCCTTTTTCATCCCTATTATCTTTCTAGGCGTAGCGGCTTTTCTTTTACATATAGTCACCTCTAGAACGATCGCAAAGCAAAGGGAACAAATTGCGACCCTAAAGGCCTTGGGATACGACAATAAAAGCATAACACTACATTATCTAAAAATAATATGGATCGTATGTATAGCCGGTTCCTTTTTAGGGATAATATTCGGATATTATTTAGGAACGAAAATGGTGCTTCTCTATGGAGAATACTATAAGTTTCCTGATCTGAAATTCACTTTCGATCCGATGCTTGCGGTTTATTCGATCCTGATCGGAATGATCTCGGGGACGCTGGGTTCTTCGCTTTCTATAAAAAAGGTGGCCTCCCTTCAACCTGCGCAAGCGATGAGGCCTCCCGCTCCGGAAAACTTCTCCAAAAGTTCATTAGAGAAATATTGGAAGGATCTGTCCGTAGTATATAGGATTGCGATCCGAAATTTGACCCGCAGACCCGGGCGGAGTCTATTGTTCATTATGGGAATTTCCAGCTCGGTAATGATCATGGTCTTAGGACTTTTTTCCCGGGACATGATGGACTCTATTCTCAGGATCCAATTCGAAGAGATGCAGAAGGAAAACGTTTCCTTAATCTTTCAAAATGCGGTTTCTTCGCAGTCCGTTCTAGAACTTTCGAAAAAGGACGAAATCCTATTGATCGAAGGATTTAGGTCCGTGCCCGTTCGCCTCCGCAACCGAAATGTAAGTAAAGAATTGGTCCTGACCGGAATACCCAGAGATTCCGGTCTCAGGAGATTGATCAACGAACAAGGACAAGAAGTAGTCGCTCCTAGCGAAGGGATTTTATTGAATGCAGTCGTTGCGGAGAAACTAGGCATAAAAAGAGGAGATACGGTTCAAATCGAAATTCTAGAAGGGCAAAGGTTAAAGACCAAGATCGAGATCTTTGGCACGATCAATGAGATCCTGGGGCAAGGCGCCTATATGGAAAAAGAGTCCGTTAACCGGCTATTGCAAGAAGGCGACTTGATCAATATTGCTGCGTTGTGGACAGATTCCTCCAAGGAAGAAAGCCTACTAAAGGAATTGAAGTCCTATCCGAAGATCTCAGGAGTCTCGACCCGGAACCGGACCTTGAAGATATTCTACGAAATGATGTCCAGAAGCGTTCTTACTACCTCTTTGATCATCATGATATTTTCATGCATTATTTCCGTTGGAGTCGTATACAATACCGCGTTGATATCACTTTCGGAAAGAGCCTTCGAATTAGGTAGCCTTCGTATCCTTGGATTTACCAAAGAGGAAGTTTTCAGAATATTGGTCACTGAGCTTGTGATCGTTATCTTATTCTCGCTACCTATCGGCTGTCTTTTCGGTTATTTTTCAGGCTACGGGGTGTTGAATACCGTGGAAACGGAAGGCTTTAAGATCCCACTTTTTATTTCCGTGCGAACGTATCTGTTTGCGATCGGATTAGTCTTGATCACTTCGGCCATCAGCTTTTGGATCCTTTATATAAAAGTGCAATCTATGGATTTGATATCGGTGTTAAAAATTAGGGAATAA
- a CDS encoding CapA family protein — translation MRDLFYKNIKFQKTILCFGMLLLSVPCSPQNVRFGSPSEPVRIVAVGDIMSHQTQIDSAYDKGCDCWDFSGVFDEVAPMISEADLAVGNLETTLPGDPKMYSGYPQFGAPDSLAKAIKDIGFDVLSTANNHSCDKGKIGVVRTLSVLDQLGLRHLGTYKDQEEYTKNRILKVSVGDLSLVFLDYTYGTNGLEIPAGTVINLIDKDLIASDIALAKKSKPDAIIVMYHYGTEYLHEPDPFQVEMVDFAFQSGADIVLGGHPHTLQRFGKKTLKDKFGIEKERFFIYSLGNFISGQDRRYVDGGIILRFSLSKDGDKLNISDIGYEPLWVYIDRTGTRSKFRLLPVKKYLNNDQERKLPEAAFQRMKQFYKDTIEVLGTPR, via the coding sequence ATGAGAGATCTATTTTATAAAAATATAAAATTCCAAAAGACGATCCTCTGTTTCGGGATGCTTCTGCTTTCCGTTCCTTGTTCTCCTCAGAATGTCCGATTTGGCTCTCCCAGTGAGCCTGTGAGGATCGTTGCCGTGGGGGATATCATGTCCCACCAGACACAGATCGATTCCGCGTACGATAAGGGATGCGATTGTTGGGATTTTTCCGGAGTGTTCGATGAAGTCGCTCCTATGATCTCGGAAGCGGACCTTGCCGTTGGGAATTTGGAAACAACCCTTCCTGGGGATCCTAAGATGTATTCCGGCTATCCTCAGTTCGGAGCCCCGGATTCTTTGGCTAAAGCGATAAAGGATATCGGTTTCGATGTTCTATCTACCGCAAACAATCATTCCTGCGATAAGGGAAAGATCGGAGTGGTTCGCACTCTTTCCGTTTTGGATCAACTCGGCTTGAGACATTTGGGAACGTACAAGGACCAAGAGGAATATACAAAAAATAGAATATTAAAGGTTTCTGTAGGAGATCTGTCCTTGGTTTTCTTGGATTATACCTACGGAACGAACGGTTTGGAAATCCCAGCAGGAACGGTGATCAATCTCATCGATAAGGATCTGATCGCTTCTGATATCGCGCTTGCGAAGAAGTCCAAACCGGACGCTATTATAGTCATGTATCATTATGGTACGGAATATTTGCACGAACCGGACCCTTTCCAAGTGGAGATGGTGGACTTTGCCTTCCAATCGGGAGCAGATATCGTTTTGGGAGGACATCCTCATACTCTCCAAAGATTCGGAAAAAAGACTTTAAAAGACAAATTCGGGATAGAGAAAGAGAGATTTTTTATCTATTCTCTGGGGAATTTCATTTCCGGCCAGGACAGAAGATATGTGGACGGAGGGATTATCCTGAGATTTTCTCTTTCCAAGGACGGAGATAAATTAAATATTTCTGATATAGGTTATGAACCTCTTTGGGTCTATATAGATCGAACTGGGACCAGATCCAAATTTCGACTTCTTCCTGTGAAAAAGTACCTGAATAACGACCAGGAGAGAAAGCTCCCCGAGGCCGCTTTCCAAAGAATGAAACAGTTCTATAAAGATACTATAGAAGTCCTTGGGACTCCTCGTTAA
- a CDS encoding Panacea domain-containing protein gives MELKEACKYALYKALLSGNELAKSTLTKVIFLAEYWMAKKTGKTCFNLPWYYDEYGPYLKIVTDSIHNEPDIKISARLRGFGQDTISKFYTIEPISETDYSLDNKIFENFIDEIIESYKILGYKEFINFVYDSYPIRKSERFSNLDLEALAELERQQELESIKSVHRILNV, from the coding sequence ATGGAACTGAAAGAAGCCTGCAAATACGCTTTGTACAAAGCACTATTATCCGGGAATGAGTTAGCTAAATCAACTTTAACCAAAGTGATTTTTTTAGCCGAATACTGGATGGCAAAGAAGACAGGAAAGACTTGTTTCAATTTACCTTGGTATTACGATGAGTATGGTCCATATCTAAAGATAGTTACGGATTCTATCCATAATGAGCCAGATATTAAAATATCAGCCCGACTTCGTGGGTTCGGTCAGGATACGATTTCTAAATTCTATACGATCGAACCTATTTCGGAGACAGATTATTCTTTAGACAATAAAATATTCGAAAACTTTATAGATGAGATTATAGAATCTTATAAGATTTTAGGTTATAAAGAATTTATTAACTTCGTATATGATTCCTATCCTATTAGAAAATCAGAACGTTTTTCCAATTTAGATTTAGAAGCGTTAGCAGAATTAGAAAGGCAACAAGAGTTAGAATCCATTAAATCCGTTCATAGGATATTGAACGTATAA
- a CDS encoding SH3 domain-containing protein, producing the protein MLSKLRLLALLAFISLYGSAQGQSSDPYHYVLITSGVLNVRETPETGKVIFTLNRGNRVRILADNTSNTNDWTKIKTEDGKVGFVSRKYLGLTPPDTLDEYKLIGFVWSGYDPKDLPIFVPLAFFSKNGWQEAKDEYEFDYKFRSGVNSSLPSVALLEGEKGPSFTAAASTTYGCQEFPALKVKPSTPITAKKDWLVYSPDLSLQSLHLQELAKTDNDYTLFKNLAETIWKAKGYPETEWLHSTIEEVYLFKTPKKETFISGRIAFHSKGAERRYLYLLGRKSGADRILVSYEKSEKLTEELGFYGGSYHLIGVIFREEDPVPILLFTDIGYDSSIHSLYELRNGTLQLLLRGAGDAC; encoded by the coding sequence ATGCTTTCTAAACTTAGGCTGCTCGCATTACTCGCTTTCATCTCTCTTTATGGTTCGGCCCAAGGTCAATCCTCGGACCCGTATCACTATGTGCTGATCACCTCCGGAGTCCTGAATGTTCGAGAAACACCGGAAACAGGAAAAGTGATCTTTACCCTAAATAGGGGAAATCGGGTCCGGATCCTCGCGGATAACACAAGTAATACGAATGATTGGACCAAGATCAAGACGGAGGACGGCAAAGTAGGCTTCGTTTCCAGAAAGTATTTGGGACTCACTCCGCCGGACACCTTGGACGAATACAAACTTATAGGCTTTGTATGGTCCGGATACGATCCGAAGGATCTTCCCATCTTCGTGCCTCTTGCATTCTTCAGTAAGAACGGATGGCAGGAAGCGAAAGACGAATACGAATTCGATTATAAGTTCAGAAGCGGGGTCAATTCTTCCCTACCCTCCGTCGCATTGTTAGAAGGAGAAAAAGGACCTTCTTTCACTGCGGCTGCTTCTACCACATATGGTTGCCAGGAATTTCCGGCATTGAAGGTAAAGCCTTCTACTCCGATCACTGCAAAGAAGGATTGGCTGGTATATTCTCCGGATCTCTCTTTGCAATCCCTTCATCTGCAAGAACTGGCAAAGACGGATAACGATTACACCCTCTTTAAGAATCTAGCCGAAACGATCTGGAAAGCCAAGGGGTATCCCGAAACGGAGTGGCTACATTCCACTATAGAGGAAGTATATCTCTTCAAGACTCCCAAAAAAGAGACCTTTATCTCGGGAAGGATCGCCTTTCACTCGAAAGGCGCCGAAAGAAGATATCTCTACCTACTAGGTAGAAAATCAGGTGCAGACAGGATCCTAGTCTCGTATGAAAAATCCGAAAAGCTAACCGAAGAACTAGGATTTTATGGTGGCTCTTATCATTTGATCGGTGTCATCTTCAGAGAAGAAGATCCGGTCCCTATTCTGTTATTCACAGATATAGGATACGATTCCTCCATACATTCTCTCTATGAACTCAGAAACGGGACTTTGCAATTACTCCTTCGCGGAGCTGGGGACGCCTGTTAG
- a CDS encoding LIC_10091 family lipoprotein, with the protein MVALQKIRKERTVFRIAILLLGSVLYLQSCSSLPSADGSSRRRGSIDAEDLILKQTDPPPADRHLHAEHYPASNERRLDLFKSRVEGLGGGYVGVGTDQNLTLVAWAKSDYAYLSDFDPVTVSINRIHLYFLELAPNYAEFAKLWDPKNKKETLALLEKRFSTDPEYQVILKSYEISLRKGGVAQRLGDLPKISKVYPNFTSFHNDPKDYEFLRNMVLEGRILAVDGNLLGDKTLHSVSEKAKELGIPVRILYTSNAEEYFRYPDGMKSNFLNLYGDSKSIVVRTLTKGAKIYGFPDGEMFPKEYPFHYNVQSLDNFKVWLTKLNPVYTTLILRARTPGVKGFSTIEALPAETNKQNETGNANKQTEATAANQKPAK; encoded by the coding sequence GTGGTCGCTTTACAAAAGATTCGAAAAGAAAGAACGGTTTTCCGGATTGCTATCTTATTATTAGGCTCGGTACTTTATTTACAATCCTGTTCCAGTTTGCCCAGCGCGGATGGTTCTTCTAGAAGGAGAGGATCCATCGATGCTGAGGATCTGATCCTAAAACAAACGGATCCTCCTCCTGCGGACCGTCATCTTCACGCGGAACATTATCCTGCATCCAATGAGAGAAGGTTGGATCTATTCAAATCCAGGGTAGAAGGCTTAGGTGGAGGCTATGTCGGGGTAGGTACAGACCAGAATCTGACATTGGTCGCATGGGCAAAGAGCGATTATGCATATCTTTCCGATTTCGATCCAGTAACGGTTTCTATTAACCGAATTCATTTATATTTTCTGGAATTGGCTCCGAATTATGCGGAGTTCGCAAAACTCTGGGATCCGAAGAATAAAAAAGAAACTCTCGCTCTCTTGGAAAAGAGGTTCTCTACAGATCCTGAATACCAAGTCATCTTGAAATCCTATGAGATCTCTCTTCGTAAGGGAGGAGTGGCTCAAAGATTGGGAGACTTGCCTAAGATCTCCAAGGTATACCCGAACTTTACCTCCTTCCATAACGATCCGAAAGACTATGAGTTTTTGAGAAATATGGTCTTAGAAGGTAGAATTCTAGCCGTGGATGGGAATCTACTCGGAGACAAGACTCTACATTCCGTTTCCGAAAAAGCGAAGGAGTTAGGGATCCCGGTCCGAATTCTTTACACTTCCAATGCGGAAGAATATTTCAGATATCCTGACGGAATGAAGAGCAATTTCCTGAATTTGTACGGAGATTCCAAGAGTATCGTAGTGAGGACACTTACTAAGGGAGCGAAGATCTATGGATTCCCTGATGGAGAGATGTTCCCGAAAGAATATCCGTTTCATTATAATGTGCAATCATTAGATAATTTTAAAGTATGGTTGACTAAGTTGAATCCGGTGTATACGACCCTGATCCTGAGAGCTCGTACTCCTGGGGTGAAAGGATTCTCTACGATCGAGGCGCTTCCTGCAGAAACAAATAAGCAAAATGAGACGGGCAATGCGAATAAGCAAACCGAGGCAACTGCAGCGAATCAAAAGCCGGCTAAGTAA
- a CDS encoding efflux RND transporter periplasmic adaptor subunit, with amino-acid sequence MNLKEIFSKLYSNKISRSVLGVLIGAALLWWIFQPKPVQVSIGKVERGTYEHIVEEEGTTRVKEKFAILSPVNGVLQRVSKHVGDKVHKGETVAVVHWDYDRIVKSPISGSILSVQRESEGPISMGGQILEIGDTTSLEIVCDVLTQESTHIRPGNQVWIEGWGGNPIEGKVRLVEPAAFTKISSLGVEEQRVRTIIDFNSPSEMGDSYRIQAQIISFKKDNVLILPTAALFREGDHWSVFQVVKGKVHKTNVVIEARSGKSSLVTSGLGEGEEVVLYPTEEIQEGKKVR; translated from the coding sequence ATGAACTTAAAGGAAATCTTTTCTAAACTTTATTCGAACAAGATCTCGCGGAGCGTTCTAGGCGTTTTGATCGGTGCTGCTCTTCTTTGGTGGATCTTTCAACCTAAGCCCGTTCAAGTCAGCATAGGAAAAGTAGAAAGAGGAACTTACGAACATATCGTGGAAGAAGAAGGGACCACGCGGGTAAAGGAAAAATTCGCTATCCTATCTCCTGTAAACGGTGTCCTCCAAAGAGTGAGCAAACATGTGGGCGACAAGGTCCATAAAGGGGAAACTGTGGCCGTCGTTCATTGGGATTACGATCGGATTGTTAAATCTCCCATATCGGGGAGCATCCTTTCCGTGCAAAGAGAGAGCGAAGGTCCGATTTCCATGGGGGGACAAATCCTGGAAATAGGAGATACTACTTCTCTGGAGATCGTTTGCGATGTTCTCACCCAGGAGAGTACCCATATTCGTCCCGGAAATCAAGTTTGGATCGAAGGTTGGGGCGGAAATCCGATCGAAGGAAAAGTGAGGCTGGTAGAGCCAGCGGCCTTTACTAAGATCTCCTCTCTCGGGGTCGAGGAACAAAGAGTGAGGACCATAATCGACTTTAATTCGCCTTCGGAAATGGGAGACTCGTATCGGATCCAGGCACAGATTATTTCATTCAAAAAAGATAATGTGCTCATACTACCTACAGCCGCCCTTTTTCGGGAAGGAGACCATTGGTCCGTCTTCCAGGTTGTCAAAGGCAAAGTCCATAAGACAAATGTGGTGATCGAAGCAAGAAGCGGAAAATCGTCTTTAGTCACATCGGGATTGGGTGAAGGCGAGGAAGTCGTGCTTTATCCCACCGAAGAAATTCAGGAAGGCAAAAAGGTAAGATAA
- a CDS encoding LIC10415 family protein, with protein MDVQLTNLVSSAEKLLRDKRSSVPGRTGVPSEAQNATDKTEFSSGLTSRYLKVQETLANLQEELSKEQMKLGVLSEGNVPKEDLINILFGETPLFRELAENPKLDLEQVREQVQVKKDQIMDSIRKFEVESENVLSVGMLKSPENFRKSIEDLSTKDIRMKQLSEKTIERLIQD; from the coding sequence ATGGACGTTCAACTAACGAATCTAGTCTCATCAGCTGAGAAACTTCTCCGCGACAAGAGATCTTCCGTTCCAGGAAGAACGGGAGTGCCCTCAGAAGCCCAAAATGCGACCGACAAAACCGAGTTTTCCAGTGGTTTGACCTCTAGATACCTCAAAGTACAAGAGACTTTGGCGAATCTCCAGGAAGAGCTTTCCAAGGAGCAAATGAAACTCGGAGTCCTGAGCGAAGGAAACGTACCCAAAGAGGATCTGATCAATATTCTCTTCGGAGAAACTCCTCTGTTTCGCGAATTAGCAGAAAATCCGAAACTAGACTTAGAACAAGTGCGCGAACAGGTCCAAGTTAAGAAGGACCAGATCATGGATTCCATTCGTAAATTCGAAGTTGAATCCGAAAACGTGCTATCTGTCGGGATGCTGAAGAGTCCGGAAAACTTCCGGAAATCCATCGAAGATCTTTCTACCAAAGATATTCGTATGAAGCAGCTGTCTGAGAAAACTATAGAAAGACTGATCCAAGACTGA
- a CDS encoding alkene reductase yields MNQLYTKHLLGKNWLKNRVVMSPMTRSRAIGNIPNDLMAEYYGQRAGAGLIVTEGTSPSPNGLGYARIPGVFSQEQVQGWKKVTDAVHKNGGRIFVQIMHTGRVGTTINLPKGAEVLGPSAIALPGTIWTDEQGSQPHTVPREMSKEDIKKTVQEYANSAKLAIEAGFDGVELHGANGYLIDQFINPSSNQRTDEYGGSPSNRNRFALEVAKAVVEAIGADKVGIRISPYGVFNGLEIFNEIKEQYTELASSLGKLGLVYIHIVDHSSMGAPKPEADTIDSIRKTYKAGNANGTFILSGGYDPDRAHKDLSSGNADLIGFGRSFISNPDLVTRLEKGLPLAQPDDTTFYTPGAKGYTDYPVASLSEV; encoded by the coding sequence ATGAATCAGTTATATACGAAACATTTACTTGGAAAGAATTGGCTAAAAAATCGAGTCGTGATGAGTCCGATGACGAGATCGAGAGCCATCGGGAATATTCCGAATGATCTTATGGCGGAGTATTACGGGCAGAGGGCCGGTGCAGGTCTGATCGTTACGGAAGGAACTTCTCCTTCGCCTAATGGATTGGGTTATGCGCGCATTCCTGGAGTTTTTTCCCAAGAGCAAGTCCAAGGCTGGAAGAAGGTGACTGACGCAGTTCACAAGAATGGCGGTCGTATCTTCGTGCAGATCATGCACACGGGTCGTGTGGGAACCACCATCAATCTTCCGAAGGGCGCAGAGGTTTTAGGTCCTTCTGCGATTGCCTTGCCTGGAACGATCTGGACGGACGAGCAAGGAAGCCAGCCTCATACTGTTCCTAGAGAAATGTCCAAGGAAGATATCAAGAAGACGGTCCAAGAATACGCGAACTCGGCAAAACTTGCTATCGAAGCCGGTTTCGACGGTGTTGAATTGCATGGAGCGAACGGCTATCTCATCGATCAATTCATCAATCCTTCTTCCAACCAAAGAACAGACGAATACGGCGGAAGTCCAAGCAATCGGAACAGGTTCGCTCTAGAAGTCGCTAAGGCTGTGGTAGAAGCAATCGGCGCAGACAAGGTAGGGATCCGTATTTCTCCTTACGGCGTGTTCAACGGTTTAGAGATCTTTAATGAGATCAAAGAACAATACACCGAACTTGCCTCTTCTTTAGGAAAATTAGGTCTGGTCTATATTCATATCGTGGATCATTCTTCGATGGGGGCTCCTAAGCCTGAGGCGGATACCATTGATTCTATTCGTAAAACGTATAAGGCGGGGAATGCAAACGGCACCTTTATTCTTTCCGGCGGATACGATCCTGATAGAGCGCATAAGGATCTCAGTTCTGGCAATGCGGATCTGATCGGCTTCGGAAGAAGTTTCATTTCCAATCCGGATCTAGTCACTAGATTGGAAAAAGGCCTGCCTCTAGCGCAACCTGACGATACTACCTTTTATACTCCAGGAGCGAAAGGATATACAGACTATCCGGTTGCTTCTCTTTCGGAAGTTTAA
- a CDS encoding ABC transporter ATP-binding protein — protein MNRRSKHPTIRSKGKGSLPESVFETKNIEKIYDMGQIKVPALTNINVRFYKSQFTILLGPSGSGKSTLLNILGGLDSPSSGEIYFNGSSLHAGPEDDLTEFRRRYVGFVFQFYNLIPSLTAEENVKLVTDISENPMSPLEALEMVGLKERKDHFPSQLSGGEQQRVAIARAIAKRPEILLCDEPTGALDFKTGKIVLDALSKINQELGTTTIIITHNVGIAAIADRVIEMKDGQIVSDRSNQKKKTTENIHW, from the coding sequence ATGAATCGCAGATCCAAACATCCAACAATCAGATCGAAAGGGAAAGGTTCTCTTCCCGAATCCGTTTTCGAAACCAAAAACATAGAAAAAATATATGATATGGGGCAGATCAAAGTCCCTGCATTAACGAATATAAATGTTCGTTTTTATAAGTCCCAGTTCACGATCCTCTTAGGACCTAGTGGAAGCGGTAAATCCACCCTATTGAATATATTAGGAGGTTTGGATTCGCCGAGCTCCGGTGAAATTTATTTCAATGGTTCATCCTTACACGCCGGCCCAGAAGACGATCTAACGGAATTCAGAAGGAGATACGTAGGATTCGTATTTCAATTTTATAATCTGATCCCGAGTCTTACTGCAGAAGAGAACGTAAAGCTCGTCACGGATATTTCGGAGAACCCGATGTCGCCCTTAGAGGCATTAGAGATGGTGGGTCTGAAGGAAAGAAAGGATCATTTTCCCTCTCAACTTTCCGGAGGAGAACAACAGAGGGTTGCGATCGCTAGAGCGATTGCCAAAAGACCGGAGATACTACTTTGCGATGAACCTACCGGTGCTCTCGATTTTAAAACAGGTAAGATCGTTTTAGACGCGCTCTCTAAGATCAATCAGGAATTAGGGACTACCACCATCATCATAACTCACAATGTCGGAATAGCCGCAATTGCGGATCGCGTCATCGAAATGAAGGACGGACAGATCGTTTCCGATCGATCAAATCAGAAAAAGAAAACGACAGAGAATATTCACTGGTGA
- a CDS encoding acyl-CoA dehydrogenase family protein, translating to MKGIQERKIDLYNPTEDHLALRENVSAFAKENLDLQAKDHDDEETFNRELFRRLGAELGIFGVTVPQENGGMGLDPVASVIIHEEFSAYDPGFTLSYLAHEVLFVNNFYHSGNPSQRAQYLPKVLSGEWIGGMGMTEPGAGTDVLGMGSVAVRKGDKYVLNGRKQFITNGIVGQVFLIYAKTHKDSRRTTSFIVESSYPGFSFGKKEEKMGMRSSPTTQLIFENVEIPAENLIGKEDGALTHMMRNLEIERVTLAAQSLGIAKRCIDVMCEYSILHREAFDKKLIEFGQVQRLLAESYADYQAARALVYDVASQIHPENRNSLGAASAKLVATQMAERVSRNAIQVLGGYGYCREYPVERLHRDAILLSIGGGTNEAMQKNIAADLKKIYASSTP from the coding sequence ATGAAGGGAATCCAAGAGAGAAAGATCGATTTATACAATCCTACAGAGGATCATCTCGCGTTAAGAGAGAACGTGAGTGCGTTTGCAAAGGAAAACTTGGACTTACAGGCCAAGGACCACGACGATGAAGAAACGTTTAACAGAGAATTATTCCGTCGTTTGGGAGCCGAACTAGGCATCTTTGGAGTCACTGTTCCCCAGGAAAACGGAGGAATGGGACTGGATCCGGTTGCAAGTGTGATCATTCACGAGGAATTTTCCGCGTACGATCCCGGATTCACTCTTTCGTATCTAGCTCACGAAGTCCTATTCGTAAACAATTTCTACCACAGTGGAAATCCTTCTCAAAGAGCCCAGTATTTGCCCAAAGTCTTATCAGGTGAATGGATCGGAGGAATGGGAATGACTGAGCCAGGCGCGGGCACGGATGTACTTGGAATGGGAAGTGTAGCCGTCCGCAAAGGCGATAAGTATGTACTGAACGGTCGCAAGCAATTCATCACCAACGGGATCGTTGGACAGGTCTTTCTGATATATGCAAAGACCCATAAGGATTCCAGAAGGACCACTTCCTTTATCGTAGAGAGCAGTTATCCCGGTTTCAGCTTCGGTAAAAAAGAAGAGAAGATGGGAATGCGCTCTTCTCCTACAACGCAACTTATATTCGAGAACGTAGAGATCCCAGCGGAGAACCTTATCGGAAAAGAAGACGGAGCTCTTACTCACATGATGCGAAACCTGGAGATAGAAAGAGTGACTTTGGCCGCTCAATCTTTAGGGATTGCAAAGCGTTGCATCGACGTTATGTGTGAATACTCTATTCTACATAGAGAGGCATTCGATAAGAAGTTGATCGAATTCGGCCAGGTCCAAAGACTTCTCGCAGAATCCTATGCGGATTACCAAGCAGCTAGAGCTCTCGTATATGATGTGGCTTCTCAGATCCATCCGGAGAATCGAAACTCCTTGGGTGCTGCTTCCGCTAAGTTGGTAGCGACCCAGATGGCGGAGAGAGTTTCTAGAAACGCAATACAAGTATTAGGCGGCTATGGTTATTGCAGAGAGTATCCGGTAGAAAGATTGCATAGAGATGCTATTCTTCTATCGATCGGAGGCGGGACCAACGAGGCGATGCAGAAGAATATAGCGGCTGACTTAAAGAAAATCTACGCAAGTTCTACCCCGTAA